One stretch of Chryseobacterium sp. LJ668 DNA includes these proteins:
- a CDS encoding beta-mannosidase, translating to MNKTILFALFFIQTFINAQFSERNLSSEKWQFKNSKENNWLTASVPGTVHLDLMDHQLIPDPYKDENEKEVQWVENEDWDYQTVFKIAAKELENQNADLVFNGLDTFSEIYLNGKLLEKADNMFRTWQIPVKNDLKIGNNILQIKFRSSVNVGHELAKKVSFALPESPRSFVRKAQYQFGWDWGPRLVTAGIWKDVQLNFWNYAKIENVKIEQKSLTKQNADLIIYTEILADQTGKYVVLINDKLNNIQLKKGKNTIQIPFTIQNPKLWQPNGWGKPDLYDLKMSLKKDSKILNNKAERIGLRTIELIQEKDEKGRSFYFKVNGNPMYAKGTNWIPSDSFIPRITKEKYQKLIKDCKDANMNMIRVWGGGIYEDDEFYKACDENGILVWQDFMFAGSFYPSDEDFLNNVKEEVKDQVNRLQNHPSIALWCGNNEIDEAIVNWGYQKQFKYSKEDSLQVWKDYKKVFHEVIPNALKENLTSEKNIYWPTSPSIGWGHKESLTEGDSHYWGVWWGEFPFEIYNEKVPRFASEYGFQGMPSLETMKSMFSGNQDLSLENSTIKAHEKNARGFHIIHEYMKRDYVVPKDFVKYNYVSQLLQARGMQIAIEAHRRAKPYNMGTLYWQLNDCWPVISWSSIDYLGNWKALHYQIKRSFENQVILTEEIEGFLNFYAINDELKKFEDIKVEIQVVDFNGKIFNDLTTVQNEKILDGIAKIELIEIKNLIKYSNKNEVFLKLVLTDINKKIIAENIHFFSKPKDLKLTKPDIKITKISPTEIEITTDVLAKDVYLMGDTHFSDNFFDLLPKTSKRITLSKPFEKIELMSLWDTMNE from the coding sequence ATGAACAAAACTATACTTTTTGCCTTATTTTTCATTCAAACATTCATCAACGCACAATTTTCTGAGCGAAATCTGTCGTCAGAAAAATGGCAATTTAAAAATTCAAAAGAAAATAATTGGCTCACGGCATCGGTGCCGGGGACAGTTCATTTGGATTTAATGGATCATCAGCTCATTCCTGATCCATACAAAGATGAGAACGAGAAAGAAGTGCAGTGGGTAGAAAATGAAGATTGGGATTATCAGACAGTTTTTAAAATAGCAGCTAAAGAATTAGAAAATCAAAATGCAGATTTGGTTTTTAACGGATTGGATACGTTTTCTGAGATTTATTTAAACGGAAAACTGCTGGAGAAGGCAGACAACATGTTCAGAACATGGCAAATTCCGGTTAAAAATGATTTGAAAATCGGTAATAATATTTTACAAATAAAATTCAGATCTTCCGTTAATGTTGGGCATGAGCTAGCAAAAAAAGTTTCATTTGCATTACCAGAATCTCCCAGAAGTTTTGTGAGAAAAGCGCAATACCAGTTCGGTTGGGATTGGGGACCACGCTTAGTCACCGCTGGAATCTGGAAAGATGTTCAGTTGAATTTCTGGAATTATGCAAAGATTGAAAATGTAAAAATCGAGCAGAAAAGTTTAACAAAACAAAATGCAGATTTAATTATTTATACTGAAATTCTAGCTGATCAGACCGGAAAATATGTTGTTTTAATTAATGACAAACTCAACAATATCCAATTAAAAAAAGGAAAAAATACAATTCAGATTCCTTTTACAATTCAAAATCCAAAGCTGTGGCAGCCAAACGGTTGGGGTAAACCGGATCTATATGATTTAAAAATGTCATTAAAAAAAGATTCGAAAATTCTAAATAATAAAGCTGAACGAATTGGCTTAAGAACCATCGAATTAATTCAGGAAAAAGACGAAAAAGGCAGATCTTTCTATTTTAAAGTCAATGGAAATCCGATGTATGCCAAAGGAACCAACTGGATTCCGTCAGACAGTTTTATACCAAGAATTACCAAAGAAAAATATCAGAAACTCATCAAAGATTGCAAAGATGCCAACATGAATATGATTCGTGTCTGGGGCGGCGGGATTTACGAAGATGATGAATTTTACAAGGCCTGTGACGAAAACGGAATTCTCGTTTGGCAAGATTTTATGTTTGCAGGAAGTTTTTATCCGTCTGACGAAGATTTTTTGAATAATGTGAAAGAAGAAGTCAAAGATCAGGTCAACCGGCTTCAAAATCATCCATCGATTGCGTTGTGGTGCGGAAATAATGAAATTGACGAAGCCATCGTCAATTGGGGCTATCAAAAACAGTTCAAATATTCAAAAGAAGATTCTCTTCAGGTTTGGAAAGATTACAAAAAGGTTTTTCATGAAGTCATTCCTAATGCTTTGAAGGAAAATTTAACTTCGGAAAAAAATATATACTGGCCGACTTCACCATCAATTGGTTGGGGACACAAAGAAAGTTTAACAGAGGGCGATTCTCATTACTGGGGCGTGTGGTGGGGCGAGTTTCCATTTGAAATTTACAACGAAAAGGTTCCGCGATTTGCTTCTGAATACGGTTTTCAGGGAATGCCGAGTTTAGAAACCATGAAATCAATGTTTTCGGGAAATCAGGATTTAAGTTTAGAAAATTCAACCATCAAAGCGCACGAAAAAAATGCCCGCGGTTTTCATATCATCCATGAATATATGAAGCGGGATTATGTCGTTCCGAAGGATTTTGTGAAATATAATTATGTTTCGCAACTGCTTCAGGCTCGTGGAATGCAGATTGCCATTGAAGCCCATCGCCGTGCAAAACCGTACAATATGGGAACTCTCTATTGGCAGCTCAATGATTGCTGGCCGGTCATTTCTTGGTCATCAATTGATTATCTGGGCAATTGGAAAGCGTTGCATTATCAGATCAAAAGAAGTTTTGAAAATCAGGTAATTTTAACGGAAGAAATAGAGGGTTTTTTAAACTTTTATGCCATAAATGATGAATTAAAAAAGTTCGAAGATATAAAAGTAGAAATTCAGGTTGTTGATTTTAACGGGAAAATTTTTAATGATCTAACTACGGTTCAGAATGAGAAAATATTGGATGGAATTGCAAAGATTGAGCTCATAGAAATTAAAAATTTAATTAAATATTCCAATAAAAATGAAGTCTTTTTAAAATTGGTTCTAACAGATATAAACAAAAAAATCATTGCAGAAAATATCCACTTTTTCTCAAAACCAAAAGATTTAAAACTCACAAAACCTGATATCAAAATCACAAAAATCTCTCCGACAGAAATCGAAATCACCACAGATGTTCTGGCAAAAGATGTCTATTTAATGGGTGACACACATTTCAGCGATAATTT
- a CDS encoding copper homeostasis protein CutC — protein sequence MILEIATFDLTSAEIALNSVADRIEFCADINSGGITPDLEELRYLKEKYSKPIHVMIRPVSGGFMYSDSEFLRMKRDLIEFSKAKADGFVFGILDENQEIDYEKNRLLVDLANGKPCVFHRAIDRTKNIFESAEKLIELGFREILTSGGENSAMEGKENLKKLIENCGDDIKILIGGGVRSNNISDLKKVTNGKYFHSSAVLSYESFANAEEIKKLKLNI from the coding sequence ATGATTTTAGAAATCGCCACTTTCGATCTCACTTCCGCTGAAATTGCGTTAAATTCCGTTGCCGACAGAATTGAATTCTGTGCTGACATCAATTCCGGTGGAATTACACCCGACCTTGAAGAATTGAGATATTTAAAAGAAAAATATTCCAAGCCGATTCATGTCATGATTCGCCCTGTAAGTGGAGGTTTCATGTACAGCGATTCTGAATTTTTGCGAATGAAAAGAGATCTTATTGAATTTTCAAAAGCCAAAGCTGATGGTTTTGTCTTCGGGATTTTAGATGAAAATCAGGAAATTGATTACGAAAAAAACAGACTTTTGGTTGATCTCGCCAACGGAAAACCATGTGTTTTTCACAGAGCTATTGACCGAACCAAAAATATTTTTGAATCGGCAGAAAAACTGATCGAATTAGGTTTCAGAGAAATCCTCACTTCCGGTGGAGAAAATTCTGCAATGGAAGGGAAAGAAAATTTAAAAAAACTAATTGAAAATTGTGGTGATGACATTAAAATCTTAATTGGTGGCGGTGTTCGTTCGAATAATATCTCAGATTTAAAAAAAGTAACGAATGGAAAGTATTTTCATTCTTCTGCAGTGTTGTCTTATGAGTCATTCGCGAATGCGGAGGAGATTAAAAAGTTGAAGTTGAATATTTAA
- a CDS encoding GxxExxY protein, with product MNGKCLQTGKLTTYLRLTNIKLGLLMNFNTPLIKNGIHRIVNKL from the coding sequence ATTAATGGAAAGTGCTTACAAACAGGCAAATTAACAACGTATTTAAGGTTAACCAATATTAAACTAGGTTTATTGATGAATTTTAATACACCTTTAATCAAGAACGGAATCCACAGAATTGTAAATAAACTTTAA